A genomic window from Osmerus eperlanus chromosome 5, fOsmEpe2.1, whole genome shotgun sequence includes:
- the LOC134021558 gene encoding pleckstrin homology domain-containing family A member 5-like isoform X8, which yields MLKFTTTRGSSHNERKVTCKHPVSSSPSQDNCIFVVNEQSAPKAPANEKKERPLSTMSEATNYTGGSDYATHPGSPAGRPSRPSKKIHNFGKRSNSIRRNPNAPVIKSNWLYKQDSTGMKLWKKRWFVLCDMCLFYYRDEKEEGILGSILLPSFHISMLSVDDHINRKYAFKATHPNMRTYYFCTDAAKEMESWMKVMTDAALVHSEPAKSRLDRLKVEQCGPQDVNHMANHRPLTRPEIQNNERNREADRERHLAEESRKQRDAERYGFQSAGADRERPLTKINSIKLQPAQAAALTANINSCPSPAARQAEPDGAPRGAPQVNGSGEPSPREVGAPLQRTPTQEPDCSLQRTPTQEPDCSLQRTPTQEPDRSLQRTSSMQQLEQWVRTQRVRNQDDDTRSIMSYQTLPRNMPSHRAPPAVPHYGEGYRTMPRNSMAQRDSICSMSPSVYDQALGLAPGDKRRSMRDDTMWQLFEWQQRQAYVRPPGPYGTLPSPKTMINLSEHATHSIPPSPSHGSLAMYGGYSPLRSYNTVARSEVSSPVYRGDMSIDRRNRTHLTKYAYPPDRRSMPAGIPVQTITAQTLQGKTPEELTLLLIKLRRQQAELNSVREHTVAQLMQLNLHGDNPKNDVLSHHLQRNLMYLDHQMKENDPLIVTIHTMIENSAPRPQLYQQMSPEDYREHAYMCRPEEVDTDAKLSRLCEQDKVVRTQEDKLQQLHREKHTLETALLSASQEIELGSDNPAAMQSVIQQRDLLQNGLLSTCRELTRVNTELERSWREYDRLEGDVTLAKNNLLEQLEALGSPQTEPPSQQHVHIQQELWRVQDVVEALSKNRAQRSTDGSSHFSSKHKSEDSVPPRPPLPQSYDPNPPAVPPLPSPAGVRTTPHRPEDRKAGPRNAAHSSPDYRLYKSEPELTTVAEVDESGEDRSEHTSERDPSGIKGMSYPVGIVPPRTKSPMPESSTIASYVTLRKSKKPDPRTERPRSAVEQLCAAESGRSRMSVEEQLERIRRHQQGALREKKKGLNLLGGLGAQQDAPSPSRSPSRSPSFTKENPFRSMQAHSRRREEVMSSDIEALEASMRRQEAGRDIEALEASMRRQEAGRDHETPAQEIARLKEAGQADHFNMDRELSVPDKVLIPERYVEAEPEAALSPQEEADKQKKVDRIKALIARNSMQNALPGELSREEGGEEDSPAQEQDKLINMSYELAAEASKRSKLVAVQSLSSSSPPQLPSSSSPNTPTHPQLTDGSHFMCV from the exons ATGCTGAAGTTCACGACCACACGTGGCTCCAG CCACAATGAGCGGAAGGTGACCTGCAAGCATCCTGTCTCAAGCTCGCCCTCACAAGACAACTGCATCTTTGTCGTCAACGAACA ATCGGCACCCAAAGCGCCAGCGAATGAAAAGAAGGAACGTCCTCTGAGCACCATGAGCGAGGCCACAAACTACACAGGTGGCTCGGACTACGCCACACACCCTGGTAGTCCAGCAgggagg CCCTCGAGACCTTCAAAAAAAATCCACAATTTTGGGAAGAGATCCAACTCGATAAGGAGGAACCCCAATGCCCCAGTCATCAAGAGTAACTGGCTGTACAAAcag GACAGCACAGGGATGAAGCTGTGGAAGAAGAGATGGTTCGTGCTGTGCGACATGTGCCTGTTCTACTACAGAG atgagaaggaggagggcattctgggtagtATACTTCTGCCCAGCTTCCATATCTCCATGCTGTCTGTGGATGACCACATCAACAGGAAATACGCCTTCAAG GCCACACACCCCAACATGCGGACATACTACTTTTGCACGGACGCGGCCAAAGAGATGGAGTCGTGGATGAAGGTGATGACGGATGCTGCCCTGGTGCACTCGGAGCCCGCCAAGAG caggtTGGACAGGCTGAAGGTGGAGCAGTGCGGCCCGCAGGACGTCAACCACATGGCCAACCACAGGCCGCTGACCCGCCCAGAGATCCAGAACAACGAGCGCAACCGCGAGGCCGACCGGGAGCGCCACCTGGCCGAGGAGAGCCGGAAGCAGCGCGACGCCGAGCGCTACGGCTTCCAGAGCGCCGGGGCAGACAGGGAGCGCCCGCTCACCAAGATCAACAGCATCAAGCTGCAGCCCGCCCAGGCGGCCGCCCTCACCGCCAACATCAACAGCTGCCCCTCCCCCGCAGCGCGCCAAGCCGAGCCCGACGGCGCCCCCCGCGGGGCCCCCCAGGTGAACGGCTCCGGGGAGCCCAGCCCCAGGGAGGTGGGCGCCCCACTCCAGAGGACCCCTACCCAGGAGCCTGACTGTTCCCTGCAGAGGACCCCCACCCAGGAGCCTGACTGTTCCCTGCAGAGGACCCCCACCCAGGAGCCTGACCGCTCCCTGCAGAGGACCAGCTCcatgcagcagctggagcagtgGGTCCGCACGCAGAGGGTCCGCAACCAGGACGACGACACcagaag catcATGTCTTACCAGACGCTCCCGAGGAACATGCCGAGCCACCGGGCGCCGCCCGCCGTCCCCCACTACGGCGAGGGCTACCGCACCATGCCCCGGAACAGCATGGCGCAGCGCGACAGCATCTGCAGCATGTCGCCGTCCGTGTACGACCAGGCGCTGGGGCTGGCGCCCGGCGACAAGCGACGCTCCATGAGGGACGACACCATGTGGCAGCTGTTTGAGTGGCAGCAGCGCCAGGCCTACGTGCGGCCGCCCGGGCCATACGGCACGCTGCCCAGCCCCAAGACCATGATCAACCTGTCGGAGCACGCCACCCACTCCATCCCGCCCTCGCCCTCCCACGGCTCGCTGGCCATGTACGGAGGCTACTCGCCGCTGCGCTCCTACAACACCGTCGCCCGCTCGGAGGTGTCCTCGCCCGTGTACCGGGGCGACATGAGCATCGACAGACGCAACCGCACACACCTCACCaag TATGCCTACCCACCTGACAGGAGGTCCATGCCAGCAGGGATCCCTGTCCAGACCATCACTGCCCAGACTCTGCAAGGGAAAACG CCTGAGGAGCTGACTCTGCTTCTGATAAAGCTGCGGCGGCAGCAGGCAGAGTTAAACAGCGTCCGGGAGCACACTGTAGCACAGCTTATGCAACTAAACCTCCATGGAGACAACCCAAAG AACGACGTTCTCTCTCACCACCTCCAGAGGAACCTCATGTACCTGGACCACCAG ATGAAGGAAAATGACCCTTTAATCGTCACCATTCACACTATGATTGAGAACTCAGCCCCAAGGCCTCAACTGTACCAGCAA atgaGCCCAGAGGACTACAGGGAACACGCCTACATGTGCAGACCAGAGGAGGTGGACACAGAC GCCAAGCTGAGCAGGTTGTGTGAACAGGACAAGGTGGTCCGAACACAAGAGGACAAGCTACAGCAGCTCCACAGAGAGAAG cacaccctGGAGACGGCCCTGCTGTCGGCCAGCCAGGAGATCGAGCTGGGCTCTGACAACCCTGCCGCCATGCAGAGCGTCATCCAGCAGAGAGACCTCCTGCAGAACGGCCTGCTCAGCACCTGCAGAGAGCTGACCAGGGTCAACACT GAGCTGGAGCGGTCCTGGAGGGAGTACgacaggctggagggagatgtGACCCTGGCCAAGAACAACCtgctggagcagctggaggcCCTGGGCAGCCCTCAG acagagcCGCCCAGCCAGCAGCACGTCCACATCCAGCAGGAGCTGTGGAGGGTCCAGGATGTGGTGGAGGCCCTCAGTAAGAACAGGGCCCAGCGCAGCACGGACGGCTCGTCACACTTCTCCAGCAAACACAAGAGCGAG GACTCGGTGCCCCCGCGGCCGCCCCTGCCCCAGTCCTACGACCCTAACCCCCCCgccgtgccccccctcccctcccctgccggcGTCCGCACCACGCCTCACCGGCCCGAGGACAGGAAGGCCGGCCCGAGGAACGCAGCGCACAGC AGCCCAGACTACCGTCTGTATAAGAGCGAGCCTGAGCTCACCACTGTGGCTGAGGTGGACGAGAGCGGAGAGGACCGCTCTGAACACACTTCTGAGAGAGACCCCTCGGGCATCAaag gaatgTCCTACCCAGTTGGAATAGTTCCCCCCAGGACCAAGTCCCCCATGCCGGAGTCCTCCACCATCGCCTCCTACGTCACCCTGAGGAAGAGCAAGAAGCCCGACCCCAGGACG gagcgtCCTCGCAGCGCGGTGGAGCAGCTGTGTGCGGCAGAGAGCGGCCGCTCCAGGATGAGCgtggaggagcagctggagaggATCCGTCggcaccagcagggggcgctgcgGGAAAAGAAGAAGGGGCTCAACCTCCTGGGGGGGTTAGGGGCGCAGCAGGACGCCCCGTCCCCCTCACGCAGTCCCTCACGTAGCCCCTCCTTCACCAAGGAGAACCCCTTCCGCAGCATGCAG gcccaCAGCAGGCGGAGGGAGGAAGTAATGAGCAGCGACATCGAGGCTCTGGAGGCGTCGATGCGGcgacaggaggcagggagggacatCGAGGCTCTGGAGGCGTCGATGCGGcgacaggaggcagggagggaccaTGAGACGCCGGCCCAGGAGATCGCACGCCTCAAAGAGGCTGGGCAGGCGGACCACTTCAACATGGACCGAGAG CTGTCTGTGCCAGACAAGGTCCTGATCCCCGAGCGCTACGTGGAGGCCGAGCCTGAGGCCGCCCTCAGCCCACAGGAGGAGGCGGATAAACAGAAGAAGGTGGATCGCATCAAAGCCCTCATCGCTAGaaacag
- the LOC134021558 gene encoding pleckstrin homology domain-containing family A member 5-like isoform X12 has product MSEATNYTGGSDYATHPGSPAGRPSRPSKKIHNFGKRSNSIRRNPNAPVIKSNWLYKQDSTGMKLWKKRWFVLCDMCLFYYRDEKEEGILGSILLPSFHISMLSVDDHINRKYAFKATHPNMRTYYFCTDAAKEMESWMKVMTDAALVHSEPAKSRLDRLKVEQCGPQDVNHMANHRPLTRPEIQNNERNREADRERHLAEESRKQRDAERYGFQSAGADRERPLTKINSIKLQPAQAAALTANINSCPSPAARQAEPDGAPRGAPQVNGSGEPSPREVGAPLQRTPTQEPDCSLQRTPTQEPDCSLQRTPTQEPDRSLQRTSSMQQLEQWVRTQRVRNQDDDTRSIMSYQTLPRNMPSHRAPPAVPHYGEGYRTMPRNSMAQRDSICSMSPSVYDQALGLAPGDKRRSMRDDTMWQLFEWQQRQAYVRPPGPYGTLPSPKTMINLSEHATHSIPPSPSHGSLAMYGGYSPLRSYNTVARSEVSSPVYRGDMSIDRRNRTHLTKYAYPPDRRSMPAGIPVQTITAQTLQGKTPEELTLLLIKLRRQQAELNSVREHTVAQLMQLNLHGDNPKNDVLSHHLQRNLMYLDHQMKENDPLIVTIHTMIENSAPRPQLYQQMSPEDYREHAYMCRPEEVDTDAKLSRLCEQDKVVRTQEDKLQQLHREKHTLETALLSASQEIELGSDNPAAMQSVIQQRDLLQNGLLSTCRELTRVNTELERSWREYDRLEGDVTLAKNNLLEQLEALGSPQTEPPSQQHVHIQQELWRVQDVVEALSKNRAQRSTDGSSHFSSKHKSEDSVPPRPPLPQSYDPNPPAVPPLPSPAGVRTTPHRPEDRKAGPRNAAHSSPDYRLYKSEPELTTVAEVDESGEDRSEHTSERDPSGIKGMSYPVGIVPPRTKSPMPESSTIASYVTLRKSKKPDPRTERPRSAVEQLCAAESGRSRMSVEEQLERIRRHQQGALREKKKGLNLLGGLGAQQDAPSPSRSPSRSPSFTKENPFRSMQAHSRRREEVMSSDIEALEASMRRQEAGRDIEALEASMRRQEAGRDHETPAQEIARLKEAGQADHFNMDRELSVPDKVLIPERYVEAEPEAALSPQEEADKQKKVDRIKALIARNSMQNALPGELSREEGGEEDSPAQEQDKLINMSYELAAEASKRSKLVAVQSLSSSSPPQLPSSSSPNTPTHPQLTDGSHFMCV; this is encoded by the exons ATGAGCGAGGCCACAAACTACACAGGTGGCTCGGACTACGCCACACACCCTGGTAGTCCAGCAgggagg CCCTCGAGACCTTCAAAAAAAATCCACAATTTTGGGAAGAGATCCAACTCGATAAGGAGGAACCCCAATGCCCCAGTCATCAAGAGTAACTGGCTGTACAAAcag GACAGCACAGGGATGAAGCTGTGGAAGAAGAGATGGTTCGTGCTGTGCGACATGTGCCTGTTCTACTACAGAG atgagaaggaggagggcattctgggtagtATACTTCTGCCCAGCTTCCATATCTCCATGCTGTCTGTGGATGACCACATCAACAGGAAATACGCCTTCAAG GCCACACACCCCAACATGCGGACATACTACTTTTGCACGGACGCGGCCAAAGAGATGGAGTCGTGGATGAAGGTGATGACGGATGCTGCCCTGGTGCACTCGGAGCCCGCCAAGAG caggtTGGACAGGCTGAAGGTGGAGCAGTGCGGCCCGCAGGACGTCAACCACATGGCCAACCACAGGCCGCTGACCCGCCCAGAGATCCAGAACAACGAGCGCAACCGCGAGGCCGACCGGGAGCGCCACCTGGCCGAGGAGAGCCGGAAGCAGCGCGACGCCGAGCGCTACGGCTTCCAGAGCGCCGGGGCAGACAGGGAGCGCCCGCTCACCAAGATCAACAGCATCAAGCTGCAGCCCGCCCAGGCGGCCGCCCTCACCGCCAACATCAACAGCTGCCCCTCCCCCGCAGCGCGCCAAGCCGAGCCCGACGGCGCCCCCCGCGGGGCCCCCCAGGTGAACGGCTCCGGGGAGCCCAGCCCCAGGGAGGTGGGCGCCCCACTCCAGAGGACCCCTACCCAGGAGCCTGACTGTTCCCTGCAGAGGACCCCCACCCAGGAGCCTGACTGTTCCCTGCAGAGGACCCCCACCCAGGAGCCTGACCGCTCCCTGCAGAGGACCAGCTCcatgcagcagctggagcagtgGGTCCGCACGCAGAGGGTCCGCAACCAGGACGACGACACcagaag catcATGTCTTACCAGACGCTCCCGAGGAACATGCCGAGCCACCGGGCGCCGCCCGCCGTCCCCCACTACGGCGAGGGCTACCGCACCATGCCCCGGAACAGCATGGCGCAGCGCGACAGCATCTGCAGCATGTCGCCGTCCGTGTACGACCAGGCGCTGGGGCTGGCGCCCGGCGACAAGCGACGCTCCATGAGGGACGACACCATGTGGCAGCTGTTTGAGTGGCAGCAGCGCCAGGCCTACGTGCGGCCGCCCGGGCCATACGGCACGCTGCCCAGCCCCAAGACCATGATCAACCTGTCGGAGCACGCCACCCACTCCATCCCGCCCTCGCCCTCCCACGGCTCGCTGGCCATGTACGGAGGCTACTCGCCGCTGCGCTCCTACAACACCGTCGCCCGCTCGGAGGTGTCCTCGCCCGTGTACCGGGGCGACATGAGCATCGACAGACGCAACCGCACACACCTCACCaag TATGCCTACCCACCTGACAGGAGGTCCATGCCAGCAGGGATCCCTGTCCAGACCATCACTGCCCAGACTCTGCAAGGGAAAACG CCTGAGGAGCTGACTCTGCTTCTGATAAAGCTGCGGCGGCAGCAGGCAGAGTTAAACAGCGTCCGGGAGCACACTGTAGCACAGCTTATGCAACTAAACCTCCATGGAGACAACCCAAAG AACGACGTTCTCTCTCACCACCTCCAGAGGAACCTCATGTACCTGGACCACCAG ATGAAGGAAAATGACCCTTTAATCGTCACCATTCACACTATGATTGAGAACTCAGCCCCAAGGCCTCAACTGTACCAGCAA atgaGCCCAGAGGACTACAGGGAACACGCCTACATGTGCAGACCAGAGGAGGTGGACACAGAC GCCAAGCTGAGCAGGTTGTGTGAACAGGACAAGGTGGTCCGAACACAAGAGGACAAGCTACAGCAGCTCCACAGAGAGAAG cacaccctGGAGACGGCCCTGCTGTCGGCCAGCCAGGAGATCGAGCTGGGCTCTGACAACCCTGCCGCCATGCAGAGCGTCATCCAGCAGAGAGACCTCCTGCAGAACGGCCTGCTCAGCACCTGCAGAGAGCTGACCAGGGTCAACACT GAGCTGGAGCGGTCCTGGAGGGAGTACgacaggctggagggagatgtGACCCTGGCCAAGAACAACCtgctggagcagctggaggcCCTGGGCAGCCCTCAG acagagcCGCCCAGCCAGCAGCACGTCCACATCCAGCAGGAGCTGTGGAGGGTCCAGGATGTGGTGGAGGCCCTCAGTAAGAACAGGGCCCAGCGCAGCACGGACGGCTCGTCACACTTCTCCAGCAAACACAAGAGCGAG GACTCGGTGCCCCCGCGGCCGCCCCTGCCCCAGTCCTACGACCCTAACCCCCCCgccgtgccccccctcccctcccctgccggcGTCCGCACCACGCCTCACCGGCCCGAGGACAGGAAGGCCGGCCCGAGGAACGCAGCGCACAGC AGCCCAGACTACCGTCTGTATAAGAGCGAGCCTGAGCTCACCACTGTGGCTGAGGTGGACGAGAGCGGAGAGGACCGCTCTGAACACACTTCTGAGAGAGACCCCTCGGGCATCAaag gaatgTCCTACCCAGTTGGAATAGTTCCCCCCAGGACCAAGTCCCCCATGCCGGAGTCCTCCACCATCGCCTCCTACGTCACCCTGAGGAAGAGCAAGAAGCCCGACCCCAGGACG gagcgtCCTCGCAGCGCGGTGGAGCAGCTGTGTGCGGCAGAGAGCGGCCGCTCCAGGATGAGCgtggaggagcagctggagaggATCCGTCggcaccagcagggggcgctgcgGGAAAAGAAGAAGGGGCTCAACCTCCTGGGGGGGTTAGGGGCGCAGCAGGACGCCCCGTCCCCCTCACGCAGTCCCTCACGTAGCCCCTCCTTCACCAAGGAGAACCCCTTCCGCAGCATGCAG gcccaCAGCAGGCGGAGGGAGGAAGTAATGAGCAGCGACATCGAGGCTCTGGAGGCGTCGATGCGGcgacaggaggcagggagggacatCGAGGCTCTGGAGGCGTCGATGCGGcgacaggaggcagggagggaccaTGAGACGCCGGCCCAGGAGATCGCACGCCTCAAAGAGGCTGGGCAGGCGGACCACTTCAACATGGACCGAGAG CTGTCTGTGCCAGACAAGGTCCTGATCCCCGAGCGCTACGTGGAGGCCGAGCCTGAGGCCGCCCTCAGCCCACAGGAGGAGGCGGATAAACAGAAGAAGGTGGATCGCATCAAAGCCCTCATCGCTAGaaacag
- the LOC134021558 gene encoding pleckstrin homology domain-containing family A member 5-like isoform X14, with amino-acid sequence MRTYYFCTDAAKEMESWMKVMTDAALVHSEPAKSRLDRLKVEQCGPQDVNHMANHRPLTRPEIQNNERNREADRERHLAEESRKQRDAERYGFQSAGADRERPLTKINSIKLQPAQAAALTANINSCPSPAARQAEPDGAPRGAPQVNGSGEPSPREVGAPLQRTPTQEPDCSLQRTPTQEPDCSLQRTPTQEPDRSLQRTSSMQQLEQWVRTQRVRNQDDDTRSIMSYQTLPRNMPSHRAPPAVPHYGEGYRTMPRNSMAQRDSICSMSPSVYDQALGLAPGDKRRSMRDDTMWQLFEWQQRQAYVRPPGPYGTLPSPKTMINLSEHATHSIPPSPSHGSLAMYGGYSPLRSYNTVARSEVSSPVYRGDMSIDRRNRTHLTKYAYPPDRRSMPAGIPVQTITAQTLQGKTPEELTLLLIKLRRQQAELNSVREHTVAQLMQLNLHGDNPKNDVLSHHLQRNLMYLDHQMKENDPLIVTIHTMIENSAPRPQLYQQMSPEDYREHAYMCRPEEVDTDAKLSRLCEQDKVVRTQEDKLQQLHREKHTLETALLSASQEIELGSDNPAAMQSVIQQRDLLQNGLLSTCRELTRVNTELERSWREYDRLEGDVTLAKNNLLEQLEALGSPQTEPPSQQHVHIQQELWRVQDVVEALSKNRAQRSTDGSSHFSSKHKSEDSVPPRPPLPQSYDPNPPAVPPLPSPAGVRTTPHRPEDRKAGPRNAAHSSPDYRLYKSEPELTTVAEVDESGEDRSEHTSERDPSGIKGMSYPVGIVPPRTKSPMPESSTIASYVTLRKSKKPDPRTERPRSAVEQLCAAESGRSRMSVEEQLERIRRHQQGALREKKKGLNLLGGLGAQQDAPSPSRSPSRSPSFTKENPFRSMQAHSRRREEVMSSDIEALEASMRRQEAGRDIEALEASMRRQEAGRDHETPAQEIARLKEAGQADHFNMDRELSVPDKVLIPERYVEAEPEAALSPQEEADKQKKVDRIKALIARNSMQNALPGELSREEGGEEDSPAQEQDKLINMSYELAAEASKRSKLVAVQSLSSSSPPQLPSSSSPNTPTHPQLTDGSHFMCV; translated from the exons ATGCGGACATACTACTTTTGCACGGACGCGGCCAAAGAGATGGAGTCGTGGATGAAGGTGATGACGGATGCTGCCCTGGTGCACTCGGAGCCCGCCAAGAG caggtTGGACAGGCTGAAGGTGGAGCAGTGCGGCCCGCAGGACGTCAACCACATGGCCAACCACAGGCCGCTGACCCGCCCAGAGATCCAGAACAACGAGCGCAACCGCGAGGCCGACCGGGAGCGCCACCTGGCCGAGGAGAGCCGGAAGCAGCGCGACGCCGAGCGCTACGGCTTCCAGAGCGCCGGGGCAGACAGGGAGCGCCCGCTCACCAAGATCAACAGCATCAAGCTGCAGCCCGCCCAGGCGGCCGCCCTCACCGCCAACATCAACAGCTGCCCCTCCCCCGCAGCGCGCCAAGCCGAGCCCGACGGCGCCCCCCGCGGGGCCCCCCAGGTGAACGGCTCCGGGGAGCCCAGCCCCAGGGAGGTGGGCGCCCCACTCCAGAGGACCCCTACCCAGGAGCCTGACTGTTCCCTGCAGAGGACCCCCACCCAGGAGCCTGACTGTTCCCTGCAGAGGACCCCCACCCAGGAGCCTGACCGCTCCCTGCAGAGGACCAGCTCcatgcagcagctggagcagtgGGTCCGCACGCAGAGGGTCCGCAACCAGGACGACGACACcagaag catcATGTCTTACCAGACGCTCCCGAGGAACATGCCGAGCCACCGGGCGCCGCCCGCCGTCCCCCACTACGGCGAGGGCTACCGCACCATGCCCCGGAACAGCATGGCGCAGCGCGACAGCATCTGCAGCATGTCGCCGTCCGTGTACGACCAGGCGCTGGGGCTGGCGCCCGGCGACAAGCGACGCTCCATGAGGGACGACACCATGTGGCAGCTGTTTGAGTGGCAGCAGCGCCAGGCCTACGTGCGGCCGCCCGGGCCATACGGCACGCTGCCCAGCCCCAAGACCATGATCAACCTGTCGGAGCACGCCACCCACTCCATCCCGCCCTCGCCCTCCCACGGCTCGCTGGCCATGTACGGAGGCTACTCGCCGCTGCGCTCCTACAACACCGTCGCCCGCTCGGAGGTGTCCTCGCCCGTGTACCGGGGCGACATGAGCATCGACAGACGCAACCGCACACACCTCACCaag TATGCCTACCCACCTGACAGGAGGTCCATGCCAGCAGGGATCCCTGTCCAGACCATCACTGCCCAGACTCTGCAAGGGAAAACG CCTGAGGAGCTGACTCTGCTTCTGATAAAGCTGCGGCGGCAGCAGGCAGAGTTAAACAGCGTCCGGGAGCACACTGTAGCACAGCTTATGCAACTAAACCTCCATGGAGACAACCCAAAG AACGACGTTCTCTCTCACCACCTCCAGAGGAACCTCATGTACCTGGACCACCAG ATGAAGGAAAATGACCCTTTAATCGTCACCATTCACACTATGATTGAGAACTCAGCCCCAAGGCCTCAACTGTACCAGCAA atgaGCCCAGAGGACTACAGGGAACACGCCTACATGTGCAGACCAGAGGAGGTGGACACAGAC GCCAAGCTGAGCAGGTTGTGTGAACAGGACAAGGTGGTCCGAACACAAGAGGACAAGCTACAGCAGCTCCACAGAGAGAAG cacaccctGGAGACGGCCCTGCTGTCGGCCAGCCAGGAGATCGAGCTGGGCTCTGACAACCCTGCCGCCATGCAGAGCGTCATCCAGCAGAGAGACCTCCTGCAGAACGGCCTGCTCAGCACCTGCAGAGAGCTGACCAGGGTCAACACT GAGCTGGAGCGGTCCTGGAGGGAGTACgacaggctggagggagatgtGACCCTGGCCAAGAACAACCtgctggagcagctggaggcCCTGGGCAGCCCTCAG acagagcCGCCCAGCCAGCAGCACGTCCACATCCAGCAGGAGCTGTGGAGGGTCCAGGATGTGGTGGAGGCCCTCAGTAAGAACAGGGCCCAGCGCAGCACGGACGGCTCGTCACACTTCTCCAGCAAACACAAGAGCGAG GACTCGGTGCCCCCGCGGCCGCCCCTGCCCCAGTCCTACGACCCTAACCCCCCCgccgtgccccccctcccctcccctgccggcGTCCGCACCACGCCTCACCGGCCCGAGGACAGGAAGGCCGGCCCGAGGAACGCAGCGCACAGC AGCCCAGACTACCGTCTGTATAAGAGCGAGCCTGAGCTCACCACTGTGGCTGAGGTGGACGAGAGCGGAGAGGACCGCTCTGAACACACTTCTGAGAGAGACCCCTCGGGCATCAaag gaatgTCCTACCCAGTTGGAATAGTTCCCCCCAGGACCAAGTCCCCCATGCCGGAGTCCTCCACCATCGCCTCCTACGTCACCCTGAGGAAGAGCAAGAAGCCCGACCCCAGGACG gagcgtCCTCGCAGCGCGGTGGAGCAGCTGTGTGCGGCAGAGAGCGGCCGCTCCAGGATGAGCgtggaggagcagctggagaggATCCGTCggcaccagcagggggcgctgcgGGAAAAGAAGAAGGGGCTCAACCTCCTGGGGGGGTTAGGGGCGCAGCAGGACGCCCCGTCCCCCTCACGCAGTCCCTCACGTAGCCCCTCCTTCACCAAGGAGAACCCCTTCCGCAGCATGCAG gcccaCAGCAGGCGGAGGGAGGAAGTAATGAGCAGCGACATCGAGGCTCTGGAGGCGTCGATGCGGcgacaggaggcagggagggacatCGAGGCTCTGGAGGCGTCGATGCGGcgacaggaggcagggagggaccaTGAGACGCCGGCCCAGGAGATCGCACGCCTCAAAGAGGCTGGGCAGGCGGACCACTTCAACATGGACCGAGAG CTGTCTGTGCCAGACAAGGTCCTGATCCCCGAGCGCTACGTGGAGGCCGAGCCTGAGGCCGCCCTCAGCCCACAGGAGGAGGCGGATAAACAGAAGAAGGTGGATCGCATCAAAGCCCTCATCGCTAGaaacag